A genomic window from Gemmatimonadota bacterium includes:
- the ftsH gene encoding ATP-dependent zinc metalloprotease FtsH yields MILFPLLLIPLWGAQQGEAVTYSEFKTLLAAHKVDSLLVSPRRITGRLTVAGLDSLLGPARAGALAKASRGEKSVSFTSTRVDDDTLVEQLQAAKVSYAGDVDSSVLPSLLGWLLPIGLLLFLWRNLMRGGGGPTGVMAIGKSQAKLFVEKSIDVTFNDVAGIDEARADLMEIVDFLKNPERYRRLGGKIPKGVLLVGAPGTGKTLLAKALAGEAQVPFLSLSGSDFVEMFVGVGAARVRDLFVQAQSQAPSIIFIDELDALGRARSAASTIGGHEEREQTLNQLLAEMDGFDSRSGVIILAATNRPEILDPALLRPGRFDRKVALDRPDVRGREQILRVHTRKVKLAPEVDLPGIAARTPGFVGADLANLVNEAALAAARLDKAAVEPVDFENAIDRVIAGLERRSRVISEKEKTIVAYHEAGHAIVAERRPTADRVSRISVIPRGIGALGYTRQQPTEDRYLLTHTELLERLDVLLGGRVAEEVVFGDVSTGAHDDLQRATDLAREMVTRYGMSDALGLAAFERPSRALYLDVRTAGATEYSEETARTIDAEIRRLLAESHDRVLATLAGERDPLERVARILMSREVIDRQEFVAVLAGDSMPQPPASAPAPTSTPAPPLPARAAPVTAGVG; encoded by the coding sequence ATGATCCTCTTCCCCCTGCTGTTGATCCCGCTGTGGGGAGCGCAGCAGGGAGAAGCCGTCACCTACAGCGAATTCAAGACGCTGCTCGCCGCGCACAAGGTGGACAGCCTGCTCGTGAGCCCACGTCGCATCACCGGGCGGCTCACCGTCGCCGGGCTCGATTCGCTGTTGGGTCCGGCGCGTGCCGGCGCGCTCGCCAAGGCATCCCGCGGCGAGAAGTCGGTGTCGTTCACCAGCACGCGCGTCGACGACGACACGCTGGTCGAGCAGCTTCAGGCGGCGAAGGTGTCGTATGCCGGCGACGTCGACAGCAGCGTCCTTCCGTCGCTCCTCGGCTGGCTGCTGCCGATCGGGCTCCTGCTCTTCCTCTGGCGCAACCTGATGAGAGGTGGTGGAGGCCCCACCGGGGTGATGGCGATCGGGAAGAGCCAGGCCAAGCTCTTCGTGGAGAAGTCGATCGACGTCACCTTCAACGACGTCGCCGGGATCGATGAGGCGCGCGCCGACCTCATGGAGATCGTCGACTTTCTCAAGAACCCAGAACGCTACCGGCGGCTCGGCGGCAAGATCCCCAAAGGCGTGTTGCTGGTGGGGGCGCCGGGAACCGGAAAGACGCTCCTGGCCAAGGCGCTCGCCGGCGAGGCACAGGTCCCGTTCCTCAGCCTCAGCGGGTCGGACTTCGTGGAGATGTTCGTCGGCGTCGGGGCTGCCCGTGTGCGCGACCTCTTCGTGCAGGCGCAGTCGCAGGCGCCGAGCATCATCTTCATCGACGAGCTCGATGCGCTTGGCCGTGCGCGCTCTGCCGCCTCGACCATCGGCGGGCACGAAGAGCGCGAGCAGACGCTCAATCAGCTGCTGGCCGAGATGGACGGCTTCGACTCGCGCAGCGGGGTGATCATCCTCGCGGCGACCAACCGCCCGGAGATTCTCGACCCTGCCCTCCTGCGCCCGGGGCGCTTCGATCGCAAGGTGGCGCTCGACCGCCCCGACGTGCGAGGACGCGAGCAGATCCTGCGCGTCCACACGCGCAAGGTGAAGCTCGCCCCCGAGGTCGACCTGCCGGGGATCGCGGCCCGCACGCCGGGCTTTGTCGGTGCCGACCTTGCCAACCTGGTGAACGAGGCCGCGCTCGCGGCGGCACGCCTGGACAAGGCCGCGGTGGAGCCGGTGGACTTCGAGAACGCGATCGATCGCGTGATCGCCGGACTGGAGCGTCGGTCGCGCGTGATCTCGGAGAAGGAAAAGACGATCGTGGCCTATCACGAGGCCGGCCACGCGATCGTCGCCGAGCGACGCCCGACGGCCGATCGCGTGTCGCGCATCTCGGTGATTCCGCGAGGGATCGGTGCGCTGGGCTACACGCGGCAGCAACCGACCGAGGATCGTTACCTCCTCACGCACACCGAGCTGCTCGAACGACTCGACGTGTTGCTGGGCGGCCGTGTCGCCGAAGAAGTCGTCTTTGGCGACGTGTCCACCGGGGCGCACGACGACCTCCAGCGCGCCACGGACCTGGCCCGCGAGATGGTGACGCGATACGGGATGAGCGATGCGTTAGGGTTGGCCGCCTTCGAGCGCCCGTCGCGCGCGCTTTACCTCGACGTCCGGACCGCCGGCGCCACGGAGTACTCGGAGGAGACGGCGCGTACGATCGACGCCGAGATCCGGCGCCTGCTCGCCGAATCGCATGACCGCGTGCTCGCGACGCTCGCGGGAGAGCGTGATCCGCTGGAGCGTGTGGCGCGCATCCTCATGTCGCGCGAGGTGATCGACCGACAGGAGTTCGTGGCCGTACTCGCCGGAGATTCGATGCCGCAACCACCGGCGTCGGCCCCGGCCCCGACGTCCACTCCAGCACCGCCTCTCCCTGCCAGGGCTGCACCGGTCACCGCGGGCGTGGGCTAG
- a CDS encoding dienelactone hydrolase family protein, translating into MTTTVPARLTPVRIPADHTVLHGDLVIPVGAQGLVLFAHGSGSSRHSPCNRQVATTLQLAGFGTLLLDLLTPAEEQVDRLTAHLRFDIPLLARRLAAAIDWAEHEPLSRGLPIGVFGASTGAAAALVAAAERPAQVQAIVSRGGRPDLAGSALPMVQAPTLLIVGSRDIPVLEVNRVAAGALRVPHEIAIVAGATHLFEEPGALAEVEALASRWFVQHLRPSTPSSRAAVTN; encoded by the coding sequence ATGACGACCACCGTGCCTGCGCGCCTCACACCCGTGCGCATCCCTGCCGACCACACCGTGCTCCACGGTGACCTCGTGATCCCAGTCGGGGCGCAGGGGCTCGTACTCTTCGCGCATGGGAGTGGGAGCAGCCGCCACAGCCCGTGCAATCGCCAGGTCGCGACAACGTTGCAACTGGCGGGTTTCGGCACGCTGCTGCTCGACCTGCTCACGCCCGCCGAGGAGCAGGTCGATCGCCTAACGGCGCATCTGCGCTTCGATATCCCGCTGCTTGCGCGTCGCCTCGCGGCCGCCATCGACTGGGCGGAGCATGAGCCGCTGTCCCGCGGGTTGCCGATCGGTGTCTTTGGCGCGTCCACGGGGGCGGCGGCCGCGCTCGTGGCGGCGGCCGAGCGCCCGGCCCAGGTGCAGGCCATCGTGTCGCGCGGCGGGCGCCCCGATCTTGCCGGGAGTGCGCTCCCGATGGTCCAGGCACCGACGCTGCTGATCGTCGGGAGTCGCGACATCCCGGTGCTCGAGGTGAATCGCGTGGCGGCAGGTGCGCTACGCGTGCCTCACGAGATCGCGATCGTCGCTGGCGCCACGCACCTCTTCGAGGAGCCGGGGGCACTGGCCGAGGTGGAGGCCCTCGCGTCGCGCTGGTTCGTGCAACACCTGCGGCCGTCCACGCCGTCGTCGCGCGCTGCTGTCACCAACTGA
- a CDS encoding CitMHS family transporter — MLTLLAYGMVVVFMTLIMTKRMAPLTALILVPLAFGLLAGYTGELGAMMLDGVTKLAPTGIMLTFAILFFAIMIDAGLFEPFVQLIVRRVHGDPMKVVVGTALLALLVSLDGDGSTTYMITTAAMLPLYRKLGIRPLILACVTMMAGGVMNVIPWGGPTARAASALSIDSSEIFRPMIPAMLVCSLWVLYAAYRLGVHERVRLAATPAPGLPDAVAFDETPADPDFRTDDAQRRSGRFTINAVLTVSLMAALVAGLMPLPILFMIGFAVAIMINHPSVGEQKAFLSRHAGNVLAVSGLIFAAGIFTGILAGTKMVDAMASSVIAIVPPSLGPYLAVVTGILSIPFTFFISNDAFYYGVLPILAKAAQAYGISAAEMGRASVIGQPVHLLSPLVPSTYLLVGLAGVEFGDHQRFTIKWSLLTSLLMLAVGLVTAVIPLVGRG, encoded by the coding sequence ATGCTCACACTCCTCGCCTACGGCATGGTCGTGGTCTTCATGACCCTGATCATGACCAAGCGGATGGCGCCGCTCACCGCGCTCATCCTCGTCCCGCTCGCCTTCGGGCTGTTGGCGGGATACACCGGGGAGTTGGGGGCGATGATGCTCGACGGCGTCACGAAGCTCGCGCCCACGGGGATCATGCTCACCTTCGCGATCCTCTTCTTCGCGATCATGATCGATGCGGGGCTGTTCGAGCCGTTCGTGCAGCTGATCGTGCGCCGCGTGCACGGCGATCCGATGAAGGTCGTGGTGGGGACCGCGCTTCTGGCCCTGCTCGTCTCGCTCGACGGCGACGGCTCGACGACCTACATGATCACCACCGCGGCGATGCTCCCGCTCTATCGCAAGCTCGGCATCCGTCCGCTCATCCTGGCCTGCGTGACGATGATGGCGGGCGGGGTCATGAACGTCATCCCGTGGGGAGGGCCCACCGCGCGCGCGGCGAGCGCGCTCAGCATCGACTCGTCGGAGATCTTCCGCCCCATGATCCCGGCCATGCTCGTCTGCTCCCTGTGGGTCCTGTATGCGGCGTATCGCCTCGGCGTGCACGAGCGCGTGCGGCTGGCGGCCACTCCCGCGCCCGGACTCCCCGACGCGGTTGCCTTCGACGAGACGCCCGCGGACCCCGACTTCCGCACCGACGACGCCCAGCGCCGTTCGGGGCGATTCACCATCAACGCGGTGCTCACGGTGAGCTTGATGGCGGCGCTCGTCGCCGGCCTCATGCCCCTCCCGATCCTCTTCATGATCGGCTTTGCCGTGGCGATCATGATCAACCATCCCTCGGTGGGTGAGCAGAAGGCCTTCCTGTCACGGCACGCCGGCAACGTGCTGGCCGTCTCGGGGCTGATCTTCGCTGCCGGCATCTTCACCGGGATCCTCGCGGGGACCAAGATGGTCGACGCGATGGCGTCCAGCGTGATCGCCATCGTCCCGCCGTCGTTAGGGCCCTACCTGGCCGTCGTGACCGGGATCCTCAGCATTCCGTTCACCTTCTTCATCTCGAACGACGCCTTCTACTACGGCGTCCTCCCGATCCTCGCCAAGGCAGCCCAGGCGTACGGGATATCAGCCGCCGAGATGGGGCGCGCCTCGGTGATCGGGCAGCCAGTGCACCTGCTGAGCCCCCTGGTGCCGTCGACGTACCTGCTCGTGGGGCTCGCCGGGGTCGAGTTCGGCGATCACCAGCGCTTCACTATCAAGTGGTCGCTCCTCACCTCGCTCCTCATGCTGGCGGTCGGCCTCGTCACGGCGGTGATCCCCCTCGTGGGGCGCGGGTGA
- a CDS encoding carbon-nitrogen hydrolase family protein gives MTTRPADSLTVAAVQMAPVWLDRERTIAKVVARLHDAAAAGATLVTFGEALIPGYPFWIERTDGARFESRVQKVFHAHYLDQAVQVEAGHLRPVCDAAAALGTAVVLGCIERPSDRGGHSVYASLVYIDATGSIRSVHRKLMPTYEERLSWSPGDGHGLRTHPVGPFTVGGLNCWENWMPLARTALYAQGEDLHVAIWPGGMHNTPDITRFIARESRSYVISVCGVLRRSDIPDGLPQVDLLRESLPDVIANGGSCIAAPDGSWVAAPLPEEERVIVATLDHARVREERQNFDAVGHYGRPDVLQLVVNRERQGTAEFVNGAIGVFRD, from the coding sequence ATGACCACACGCCCCGCCGATTCACTCACCGTCGCTGCGGTCCAGATGGCCCCCGTCTGGCTCGACCGTGAGCGCACGATCGCCAAGGTGGTCGCGCGGTTGCATGACGCGGCGGCCGCTGGCGCGACGCTCGTCACCTTCGGCGAGGCGCTCATCCCCGGCTATCCGTTCTGGATCGAGCGCACGGACGGTGCGCGCTTCGAGTCCCGGGTGCAGAAGGTCTTTCACGCGCACTACCTCGACCAGGCGGTGCAGGTCGAGGCGGGGCACCTGCGCCCGGTCTGCGATGCGGCTGCGGCGTTAGGCACGGCGGTCGTCCTCGGCTGCATCGAGCGCCCCAGTGACCGCGGCGGGCACAGCGTGTACGCGTCGCTCGTGTACATCGACGCGACCGGCAGCATCCGGTCGGTGCATCGCAAGCTCATGCCGACGTACGAGGAGCGGCTGAGCTGGTCCCCCGGCGACGGGCATGGACTGCGCACGCATCCGGTTGGTCCCTTCACTGTCGGAGGGCTCAACTGCTGGGAGAACTGGATGCCGCTCGCCCGGACTGCGCTCTACGCACAGGGCGAGGACCTGCACGTGGCCATCTGGCCCGGCGGGATGCACAACACCCCGGACATCACGCGCTTCATCGCCCGCGAGAGCCGGTCGTACGTGATCTCGGTGTGTGGCGTACTCCGGAGGAGCGACATCCCGGATGGGCTCCCGCAGGTCGACCTGCTGCGCGAGTCGCTGCCCGACGTGATCGCCAACGGCGGCTCGTGCATCGCCGCGCCCGATGGGAGCTGGGTCGCTGCGCCGCTGCCGGAGGAGGAGCGCGTGATCGTGGCGACGCTCGACCACGCGCGCGTGCGCGAAGAACGGCAGAACTTCGACGCCGTGGGGCACTATGGACGGCCGGACGTGCTGCAGTTGGTGGTCAATCGCGAGCGGCAGGGGACGGCCGAGTTCGTCAACGGCGCGATTGGCGTGTTCCGGGATTAG
- a CDS encoding serine/threonine protein kinase yields MLDEGTGDVTVAERYAIERELGRGGSATVYLARDVRDDARVALKVLHEEFSGSRAADRFSLEIRLLREFSHPNILPVLDSGEWKGRPFYVMRYVEGESLQERLRRERRLPFDEVVRIGRRLCDALAYAHERKVVHRDVKPANVMVAGDAVYLTDFGIAKALEPIAGQLHSTTGVARGTRAYMSPEQAMADRDLDHRSDVFSLGCVLYEMIAGQNPFHSADEARMLMRRVTDAPDPLSRHCDGVPAGLEAAVMKALAKEPADRWQGVGEMGGALGAEAPAVAHPIAITSLPYHRTRLMLAFVLVLALGLAISSRWQGRVIGRTEGVTGSVAEHESDEQLSLVVALGDRAENAQETRDSLLHRLANGVAMSLRAWDGVEVLEASPSLRTSERSETPISAAGSRRDAEVSSSIAPEANAEWARGHWRAVRSDGRLVRRAGDRADWRRNTVGGRGSRPSNLCCSTASPSNGNRT; encoded by the coding sequence GTGTTGGACGAGGGCACAGGGGACGTGACTGTGGCGGAGCGGTACGCGATCGAGCGCGAGCTCGGGCGCGGCGGTTCGGCGACCGTCTACCTTGCCCGTGATGTGCGCGACGATGCGCGGGTGGCGCTCAAGGTTCTCCACGAGGAGTTCTCGGGATCGCGCGCGGCCGACCGTTTCTCGCTCGAGATCCGCCTGCTACGGGAGTTCTCGCACCCCAACATCCTGCCGGTGCTCGATTCCGGGGAGTGGAAGGGTCGCCCGTTCTACGTCATGCGGTATGTGGAGGGGGAGTCGCTGCAGGAGCGGCTCAGGCGGGAGCGACGGCTGCCGTTCGACGAGGTGGTGCGCATCGGTCGTCGTTTGTGCGATGCCTTGGCGTATGCACACGAACGCAAGGTGGTGCATCGGGACGTGAAGCCCGCCAACGTCATGGTGGCTGGCGACGCCGTGTACCTGACGGACTTCGGGATCGCCAAAGCGCTGGAGCCGATCGCGGGGCAGCTGCACAGCACCACCGGCGTCGCGCGCGGAACGCGGGCGTACATGAGTCCCGAGCAGGCGATGGCCGACCGGGATCTGGATCACCGGAGCGACGTCTTCAGCTTGGGGTGCGTGCTGTATGAGATGATTGCCGGGCAGAACCCGTTTCACAGTGCTGACGAAGCACGGATGCTGATGCGGCGAGTGACGGATGCGCCGGATCCGTTGTCGCGGCATTGTGACGGTGTGCCCGCAGGGTTGGAGGCGGCGGTGATGAAGGCGTTGGCGAAGGAGCCGGCAGATCGGTGGCAGGGTGTGGGGGAGATGGGGGGGGCGTTGGGAGCGGAGGCGCCAGCCGTCGCGCATCCGATCGCGATCACAAGTCTTCCATACCACCGGACGAGGCTGATGCTGGCCTTTGTTCTCGTTCTCGCGTTGGGTCTGGCGATCTCCTCCCGTTGGCAAGGGCGGGTCATCGGACGAACTGAGGGTGTCACAGGTTCCGTTGCCGAACATGAATCGGACGAACAACTGTCTCTGGTGGTCGCGCTCGGAGATCGTGCGGAGAATGCGCAAGAGACGCGCGACTCGCTCCTGCATCGTCTCGCCAATGGAGTGGCAATGTCACTCAGAGCTTGGGATGGCGTGGAGGTGCTCGAAGCGTCCCCTTCGTTGCGGACTTCGGAACGATCAGAGACTCCGATCTCTGCCGCGGGTAGCCGTCGCGACGCCGAGGTTTCTTCTTCAATTGCGCCTGAAGCGAACGCCGAGTGGGCGAGAGGTCATTGGCGAGCTGTTCGATCGGACGGGCGACTCGTCCGTCGTGCGGGTGATCGAGCCGATTGGCGACGCAACACCGTCGGAGGTCGTGGGAGTCGCCCGTCGAATCTCTGCTGCAGTACTGCGTCGCCATCCAACGGCAATCGCACCTGA
- a CDS encoding Ig-like domain-containing protein translates to MAIALISCLTMLTACSDPGPGGDGITNPPPSTPRVTSISIVPSQISIRTGERLIVTAELRDQNGNLMQGQSPGWTTSSTTVASVNPAGATATVTGIAPGAATIQATLGGVVGSAPLTVAPPFTAAPVASVRVTPSALSLAPGATAVLTADALDANGNVLSDRTPFWSSSNPSVATVSNGVVTSLGGGSTTISATIEGRVGIAAVSVTAPQSQVTLVVTNQLIAAVAIRAQGQAIGVVPALSTRQATVPSAPTLDVTFEVIEPQLGGRVLGDRMSGRWTLTTPSGTVNLNIDNLVGSQWYFAPLVSNLSGTSLLMAINFGLQSENRCNCTVPIGGQRVFLGYYRLYSNSLVHAFASGSGYTGSYRYFSDFGNLIPRGSGVRDFTYNVFP, encoded by the coding sequence ATGGCCATAGCGCTCATCAGCTGCCTCACGATGCTGACGGCGTGCTCCGACCCAGGTCCCGGCGGCGACGGAATCACCAATCCGCCGCCGAGCACGCCCAGGGTCACCAGCATCAGCATCGTTCCATCGCAGATCTCGATCCGCACGGGCGAACGGCTGATCGTGACGGCCGAGCTGCGCGACCAGAACGGAAACCTCATGCAGGGACAGTCGCCCGGCTGGACGACGTCCTCGACCACGGTCGCCTCCGTGAACCCGGCTGGCGCCACGGCGACCGTCACCGGAATCGCTCCGGGCGCGGCCACCATTCAGGCGACGCTTGGCGGTGTAGTCGGCTCCGCGCCGCTCACGGTCGCCCCGCCGTTCACGGCCGCGCCGGTCGCCAGCGTGCGAGTGACCCCGTCCGCCCTCTCACTGGCGCCTGGCGCCACTGCAGTGCTCACAGCCGATGCGCTCGATGCGAACGGGAACGTCCTCTCCGATCGTACTCCCTTCTGGTCGTCATCAAACCCGTCGGTCGCCACCGTCTCGAACGGAGTCGTGACCTCCCTGGGAGGGGGGTCGACCACGATCTCGGCGACCATCGAGGGACGCGTCGGGATCGCGGCCGTGTCGGTAACGGCTCCGCAGAGCCAGGTCACGCTCGTCGTGACCAACCAGCTCATCGCCGCAGTAGCGATCCGTGCCCAGGGTCAGGCGATCGGTGTCGTGCCGGCACTCTCCACTCGGCAGGCCACCGTTCCGTCGGCCCCGACGCTCGATGTCACCTTCGAGGTCATCGAACCGCAGCTCGGCGGCCGCGTGCTCGGCGATCGCATGAGCGGTCGCTGGACGCTGACGACGCCCAGCGGGACGGTGAATCTCAACATCGACAACCTGGTGGGAAGCCAGTGGTACTTCGCGCCACTCGTCTCCAATCTCAGCGGCACATCGCTGCTGATGGCCATCAACTTCGGACTGCAGTCGGAGAACCGCTGCAACTGCACCGTTCCGATCGGTGGACAGCGGGTCTTTCTCGGGTACTATAGACTGTACTCCAACTCCTTGGTACATGCGTTCGCGAGTGGCTCCGGGTACACCGGCAGTTACCGCTACTTTTCCGACTTTGGCAACCTGATCCCACGCGGATCGGGGGTTCGCGACTTCACGTACAACGTCTTTCCGTGA
- a CDS encoding serine hydrolase, producing the protein MPRILARPLPRFLARFLAVAVGCFCTAAPMVAQSTPAAVTARIDSLFAPYNRTDAPGLAVAVVRDGRMIFAKGYGMADLEHRVPITPSTVFDVASVSKQFAGMAIAMLIGEGKVRLDDDIRRHIPEMANIGAPITINHLLHHTSGVRDWPGTLGLAGWRYDDVISFEQILTMAYHQRSLNFVPGSEYTYSNTGYNLLAETVQRVTGQSFRAWTDANLFQPLGMTRTVFRDDHTVIIPDRALGYTRGADGRWHAVTNNLTALGSSSMMSTVEDLARWVINFDSMRVGGAQAMALTRTRGVLNDGSTIPYAFGVSHGEYRGAATVNHTGSWAGFVTYVVHFPQHRFGVVVLANAPQVTPTRAAQQVTDILLGSALAPLPATTEPPVVQLPAATLDAYAGTYKLGPGWYAQVRRDGNGLTVQASGEGVAQMVARSEQELWIPNFGASMTFQRDGSGRVTGLLYRGRVSPRMPDREPAAAPVADYVGEYFSSELQATYLVELRGGGLVVRHRRHGTGVLMRRWGEDFGATLPSMRSVAFVRDTKGKVNGFVVNIDERSRDIRFAKVR; encoded by the coding sequence ATGCCCCGCATTCTCGCCCGGCCCCTCCCCCGGTTTCTCGCCCGGTTCCTCGCCGTCGCGGTCGGCTGTTTCTGTACCGCGGCGCCCATGGTGGCCCAGTCCACGCCGGCCGCGGTCACCGCGCGCATCGACTCGCTCTTCGCCCCCTACAACAGGACGGACGCCCCCGGCCTCGCCGTCGCCGTCGTGCGCGACGGACGGATGATCTTCGCCAAGGGGTACGGGATGGCCGACCTCGAGCATCGCGTCCCCATCACGCCGTCGACCGTCTTCGACGTCGCTTCGGTCTCCAAGCAGTTTGCCGGGATGGCGATCGCGATGCTGATCGGCGAGGGGAAGGTGCGTCTCGACGACGACATCCGCCGCCACATCCCCGAGATGGCCAACATCGGCGCGCCGATCACGATCAACCACTTGCTGCACCACACCAGCGGGGTGCGCGACTGGCCGGGGACGCTCGGCTTGGCGGGATGGCGCTACGACGACGTGATCTCGTTCGAGCAGATCCTGACGATGGCCTATCACCAGCGATCGCTCAACTTCGTCCCCGGGAGCGAGTACACCTACTCCAACACCGGGTACAACCTGCTGGCCGAGACGGTGCAGCGGGTGACGGGGCAGTCGTTCCGGGCGTGGACCGACGCCAACCTCTTTCAGCCGTTAGGGATGACGCGGACCGTCTTTCGCGACGATCACACCGTCATCATCCCTGACCGCGCCCTGGGCTACACGCGTGGCGCCGACGGCCGCTGGCACGCGGTGACCAACAACCTCACCGCGCTCGGCTCCAGCTCGATGATGAGCACCGTCGAGGACCTGGCGCGGTGGGTCATCAACTTCGACTCGATGCGTGTGGGCGGGGCGCAGGCGATGGCGCTCACGCGCACGCGTGGGGTGCTCAACGACGGATCGACGATCCCGTACGCGTTCGGTGTGTCGCACGGGGAGTACCGTGGGGCAGCGACCGTCAACCACACCGGGTCGTGGGCCGGCTTCGTGACGTACGTGGTGCACTTCCCGCAGCATCGTTTTGGCGTCGTCGTGCTGGCCAACGCCCCGCAGGTGACCCCCACGCGCGCCGCGCAGCAGGTGACGGACATCCTGCTTGGCTCGGCGCTGGCGCCCCTCCCCGCGACCACCGAACCTCCCGTCGTGCAGCTGCCGGCAGCGACGCTCGACGCCTACGCCGGCACGTACAAGCTGGGCCCCGGTTGGTACGCGCAAGTGCGGCGTGACGGAAACGGGCTCACCGTGCAGGCGAGCGGCGAGGGCGTCGCCCAGATGGTCGCGCGCTCGGAGCAGGAGCTGTGGATCCCGAACTTCGGCGCGTCGATGACGTTCCAGCGCGACGGGAGCGGACGCGTGACCGGGCTCCTGTACCGTGGGCGCGTCTCGCCGCGCATGCCCGACCGCGAACCGGCGGCGGCACCCGTGGCCGACTACGTGGGCGAGTACTTCAGCAGCGAGTTGCAGGCGACGTACCTGGTCGAGCTGCGCGGCGGGGGGCTCGTCGTGCGGCACCGGCGGCATGGCACGGGGGTGCTGATGCGCCGGTGGGGCGAGGATTTCGGCGCGACGCTGCCGAGCATGCGCTCGGTCGCCTTCGTGCGCGACACGAAGGGGAAGGTGAACGGCTTCGTGGTCAACATCGACGAGCGGAGCCGGGACATCAGGTTCGCGAAGGTGCGTTAG